In Schistocerca serialis cubense isolate TAMUIC-IGC-003099 chromosome 3, iqSchSeri2.2, whole genome shotgun sequence, the following proteins share a genomic window:
- the LOC126469908 gene encoding V-type proton ATPase subunit E, with product MALSDADVQKQIKHMMAFIEQEANEKAEEIDAKAEEEFNIEKGRLVQQQRLKIMEYYERKEKQVELQKKIQSSNMLNQARLKALKVREDHVRSVLEDARKRLGEITKDQSRYSHVLHQLIMQGLLQLLEPNVTVRTREVDQRIVDSILPAITQKYKEITGGKDISIKVDTESFLNPEVTGGIELLAQKSRIKIVNTLEARLELIAQQLIPEIRGALFGRNPNRKFAD from the exons ATGGCTTTAAGCGACGCAGACGTTCAAAAACAG ATCAAGCACATGATGGCCTTTATCGAGCAGGAGGCAAATGAAAAAGCCGAAGAAATTGATGCTAAAGCTGAAGAGGAGTTCAACATTGAAAAAGGCCGATTGGTGCAGCAACAACGGTTAAAAATAATGGAATattatgaaagaaaggaaaaacaagtGGAACTTCAGAAGAAAAT TCAGTCATCAAACATGCTAAACCAGGCACGTTTGAAAGCTCTGAAAGTTCGTGAAGATCATGTGCGCAGTGTACTTGAAGACGCGAGAAAGAGACTGGGAGAGATCACAAAGGATCAGTCTCGATACAGCCACGTTCTCCATCAGTTAATAATGCAAGGACTCCTGCAG CTTTTGGAACCAAATGTCACTGTAAGGACACGTGAGGTTGATCAACGTATTGTTGATAGCATCTTGCCAGCTATTACACAGAAGTACAAAGAAATTACTGGTGGGAAGGATATATCAATAAAAGTGGACACAGAATCCTTCTTGAACCCAGAAGTTACTGGTGGAATAGAGCTGCTAGCACAGAAAAGCAGAATTAAAATTGTTAATACTTTGGAAGCACGGCTAGAACTAATTGCACAACAGCTTATTCCTGAGATAAGAGGTGCACTGTTTGGCCGTAACCCGAATCGCAAGTTTGCTGACTAA